The genomic window TGGCTTATCAGCACAGTCCACCACATTTATCTGGACTTTACGCATGTCTATATGTTTGCCTTCATCTCGTACTGTTACGTAAAATTCCCTTAGTCCTGCTTTGGTAAAACGCAAAATTGCAGGATTACCTAATTTGTTGCTGATGCGATACACCAGGTGTGCATCAGGCCCAAATGGGTTTTTTGCAATAACCGTAACCTTAAAATCTTCACCTGCACATACTGGGTTTTTTTCTAGTATTATCTCTTTAATAAAATTTGCCTGTTCAATCTCGTAAGTTTCAACCTTTTCTGGATCAACGGGAGGAATTTCTTCCTGAGGTTCTGGTGCTGACATAAATTGGAATATATTAAGCAGTGATTGTGTTTTTGTGGAGTTATCGACCCCTTCTTTATCATTCTTAAGAGTAATTAAAAGAATTATAGTTATAATAACAATAATAATTCCCCCAATTATATATGTGCGTTTCATAAGTTATCCTCTAATGAAATGTAAATTTTGTAACAATATAATATATTGGCGATAGCTCAATGCACTGCACCATCGTATAAAATTAATCAAATATATTAAAGTATACTAATCATTAGAAATTCATTGCAAAGCGATTATCTGTTGAATATTAAAATAATCAATAAAAAAATCCCGGGCAAATAATAACCCGGGATTGTTGTGTTCACCCAGTTAATCCACCCAATAATAGTATCCGGAGGTAATAACAAGTGGATCAACCTGTCCATAGTATGAAGAGGAGGTAGTTTGTACACCAGGATAATAGCCCGATGGATTTTTGTAGGTATATAACAACAGATGATCAGGTGCATTAGCTGTAGCAGATTTCTGGTTAATGTAGCTTCTCCAGTAAGCAGAGGTGTCCCAAGATCTGTCCCAGCCAAACGTATTGACAATCTGGTTGGCAATCTTTTCATCAGCACCAGTTCCAAAGAGGCCTTCAATATCTATAATGAAGGCGCCAAAACCACCGGCTTCATCGCGCACCATATTCTTTACTGAGTTATAAAGGTTGAATGCACACTGTGTTACCAATGAGGGAGGAATATATGCCACATTCATTGTTTTTCCAGCAAAGTAATTGGCATACCAGCAAGTACCTGAACAATGATTACCACGCCCTGTTATATAGTAATTTACATAATCAAGCTGATACATATTTACATACGCATTAACACGGTAATACGCTTTAACATACAATAGTTTGTCCGCTGCCAACTGCAAGTACTGTCTGTATAAAGCTTCATTGGCTGCTGTTGGTTTTAATACAGCTCCACCAGCTGCATGAAAATTTTTAGTAACATTGTAGGTTGTGTCAATATCTTCGGTTAATATACCGGGTAAGCCATTACTCAATCTGTTTGGGTCCATACGCTTTGGTGTTGTTTTAATGAACCATATATAATTGTATTCAATTGGCACTTCACTCACGTACATTGTGTTATGCCGAATATTAAACCCATTATCAACTGCCATCCCGCTGTGACTCCAGTAACAACCTAAAATTGCAAGAAGATCCATTATAAATCCAGGGCTGGTTGACAGTATGATATCACCTTTCTGGGCATTAATGCTCATGGGTTTGTATACCCATTGGCCTGCAAAAACTGTTGAACATACAAAAACTATCAGTACTACAATGCACAGTTTGGATATAAACTTCATGTAAACCCCCTTTATAAAAATGAATTTTTAGTAGCAATGGCATTATGAGTGAATAATCACTCATTTATGTATGCATAATTTACTCTTTTTACTATTTGTTAGTATAATATTTTAAACATCAATAAAAAGTCAACTCAAATACCGGCTAATAGGTATAAATAAATATTTTTTTTGAACAATATTTATAATTCTATTGTAAAAAATGAGAGTTATTTTAATAATATTGAATGAATTGGCTGAGTATTTTTAAAAAAAATTGTTTCAAACTGAAATACAATTTCTATATTTTTTTTTATGAAATTATAGTAGCTTAAATAATTAAGTAGTCATGCTATTTATATTTGTATAATTTTTGATTGGCAGTGAAAAATGTGCTACATTTTATATTTAATTGTCTGAAGTAATGTATTTTTTTTAAGGAGGATAATGCATGGCGTATAAAATAACCGAAGAATGTACAATGTGCGGTTCATGTGCTGCTGAATGTCCATCACAGGCAATATCTGAAGGTAAAGATAAATATGTGATAGATCAGGATGCATGCACTGAATGTGGTAGCTGTGTTGATTTGTGTCCTGCAGAAGCAATAGTAGAAGTATAATAATAATGGGGCTTTGCAAGCCCCATTTATTTTAAAAATATAAAAAAAATGCGTTGATTTTTATAAAAAAATAACCTATTGTGTGGCATAAATAGTATAAAGATTGGTGATATTACTACACAGGTTGGAGCTTTGTATTATAGTAATTAAATGTAGAAGTGTTGATTATACTATAATCTTTGATTAAAACCATTTGTTAATGAATACAGATTTTCTTTGAAACAGGTG from Spirochaetota bacterium includes these protein-coding regions:
- a CDS encoding 4Fe-4S binding protein, producing MAYKITEECTMCGSCAAECPSQAISEGKDKYVIDQDACTECGSCVDLCPAEAIVEV